A stretch of the Lagenorhynchus albirostris chromosome 21, mLagAlb1.1, whole genome shotgun sequence genome encodes the following:
- the CHRNB3 gene encoding neuronal acetylcholine receptor subunit beta-3, giving the protein MLADFILLLSALRVTSSAAAGFRPIAEEEDALLRHLFQGYQKWVRPVLQSNDTIKVYFGLKISQLVDVDEKNQLMTTNVWLKQEWTDHKLRWNPDEYGGIHSIKVPSESLWLPDIVLFENADGRFEGSLMTKAIVKSNGTVVWMPPASYKSSCTMDVTFFPFDRQNCSMKFGSWTYDGTMVDLVLIDENVDRKDFFDNGEWEILNAKGTAGSRRDGAYQYPFITYSFVLRRLPLFYTLFLIIPCLGLSFLTVLVFYLPSDEGEKLSLSTSVLVSLTVFLLVIEEIIPSSSKVIPLIGEYLLFIMVFVTLSIIVTVFVINVHHRSPSTYHPMAPWVKRLFLQKLPKLLCMKDHVDGYSFPDKEESKPAVGGKVLEKRKPKQISDGEKALVAFLEKAVDSIRYISSHVKKEHFISQVVQDWKFTAQVLDRIFLWLFLIVSVTSSVLIFTPALKMWLHSYH; this is encoded by the exons ATGCTGGCAGACTTTATCCTGCTGCTCAGCGCCCTCCGTGTCACCAGCTCAG CTGCTGCAGGATTCAGGCCCATAGCCGAAGAAGAAGATGCGCTGCTCAGACATTTATTCCAAGGTTACCAGAAATGGGTTCGCCCTGTATTACAATCTAATGACACCATAAAAGTATATTTTGGGTTGAAAATATCTCAGCTGGTAGATGTG gATGAAAAGAATCAACTGATGACAACAAACGTGTGGCTCAAACAG GAATGGACAGACCACAAATTACGCTGGAATCCAGATGAATACGGTGGAATTCATTCAATTAAAGTTCCGTCAGAATCTCTCTGGCTTCCTGACATAGTTCTCTTTGAAAA CGCTGACGGACGGTTCGAAGGCTCGCTCATGACCAAGGCCATCGTGAAATCCAACGGGACCGTGGTGTGGATGCCTCCCGCCAGTTACAAAAGCTCCTGCACCATGGACGTCACCTTCTTCCCATTCGACAGGCAGAACTGCTCCATGAAGTTCGGATCCTGGACTTACGACGGGACCATGGTTGACCTCGTCCTGATAGACGAGAACGTGGACAGAAAAGACTTCTTCGACAACGGAGAGTGGGAGATCCTCAACGCCAAGGGCACAGCAGGGAGCCGGAGAGACGGCGCGTACCAGTACCCGTTCATCACCTACTCCTTCGTGCTGCGCCGCCTGCCCCTGTTCTACACCCTCTTCCTCATCATCCCCTGCCTGGGGCTGTCCTTTCTGACAGTGCTTGTCTTCTACTTGCCTTCTGACGAGGGGGAGAAGCTCTCCTTATCCACGTCCGTCTTGGTTTCCCTGACAGTGTTTCTCCTGGTGATTGAAGAAATCATCCCGTCCTCCTCCAAGGTCATCCCGCTCATTGGCGAGTACCTCCTGTTCATCATGGTCTTTGTCACCCTGTCCATCATCGTCACCGTGTTTGTCATCAACGTCCACCACAGATCTCCCTCCACTTACCACCCCATGGCCCCCTGGGTTAAGCGGCTATTTCTGCAAAAACTTCCTAAATTACTTTGCATGAAGGACCACGTGGATGGCTACTCTTTCCCGGATAAAGAGGAGAGTAAACCAGCAGTGGGAGGTAAAGTCCttgaaaaaaggaaaccaaagcagATTAGCGATGGAGAAAAAGCTCTGGTCGCTTTCCTGGAAAAGGCTGTGGATTCCATCAGATACATTTCCAGCCACGTGAAGAAAGAGCATTTCATCAGTCAG gTGGTGCAAGACTGGAAGTTCACAGCTCAAGTTCTCGACCGGATCTTCCTCTGGCTCTTTCTGATCGTGTCTGTCACCAGCTCAGTGCTGATTTTCACCCCTGCTTTGAAGATGTGGCTACACAGTTACCATTAG